In the Parasphingorhabdus halotolerans genome, CCAAAAGCTTGGTGACTGCCGCACCGACATTGCCAGCACCAAATATACCCAACGCCGTACCCTGCCTTTTCTGCTCATACCACTTGGAAACATAGGCAATGCCGACCGCGAAACTGCCGCCTGCCAGGCCAACGCCGAGCGCGGCGATGAGCATAACGATATAGCTATCAGCCCATGAGAGCAGGAACGTCGCCAGCGCTGCCGCGAGCATGGTCAGTGAAAATACCAGCCGTCCGCCATATTGGTCTGTCCAGATGCCAAGGAATATCCGCGACAGCGATCCGGTCAGGATCGGCGTGCCCACGAGCAAACCAAATTGTGTATCGCTAAGCCCGAGATCCTCCTTGATCTGAATGCCAATAATTGAGAAAATCGTCCAGACCGCGAAGCATATGGTGAAAGCAAAGGTACTCATCCCCAGGGCTTTGTGCTGTTGGCCCGGTTTTACCTGCGAATTATCCTGCATGATGTCTTCCCCGTGATCGCGAGTATTAAACCTGCGATTTTGAGATTCTGTTTGTCAGGCCGGGTGGCCTGCAACATTGATCGAGATCAAAAGCTAAAATTAATTGCAGTTGTGACCGGATTTATCGGCGGGGCGCAAACAGCATTGGCCCGTAAAGCGCGGCGAACAGAAGGAACCCTGCGGCCCAGATGAATCCTGCAATGGACATGCCCAGTGCATAGCTGACCCCCGTAAACGGCAGTGATACCCGAAGAAGTGCGCCGACAAAGATAAGCAGATAGATCAGCACAGTTCCCGCGCCAGCGCGCAGTTCCCGCCCGCAATGCCCCAGGCTCGCCCTTGTCATTATCGCCATCGTTAGCTGTCCGATTGCACCGGTGGTTAGCGCGTGTAGAGCGTGGGCGGATGTAAGAAGGTCAGGCCGCAATATCGCCAGTCCCATCAATCCAAGTGCAACCGGAATCCAGAAATAGGCAATGTGCAGAATCAGCACCAACGGGTCTTTGCCGCATTGCCAGCCGCGCCATCGGATCAATCGGATAGTATGGACCACAGCTGCAATCAAGAAACCGACACCGACCGCCTTCGCATCAGGATCGATAATCCAACTCAGTAAGGCAATAACGGCGAACAGCAAGGCGACTTTGTCATAGAGACCGAACGGCGCTGGCATCACCGCCATCCGCTGTTTCTTCATCCAGTTGGTTGTGAAAGATGGAATGACCCGCCCGCCGATCAGCATCATCAAAGTCGTTACCAATGCTAGCGCCATTCTCAGGCCGAACTGATAGGGGAAACCGAGCGCATCTCCGGCGTGATCGAGCACATTGCTAACCGCCAGCAGCCCGACTAGCAAACAGACGGGAAGATTACGCCAGTTTTTGCCCGCGAGAACTTCGCACCATGCCAGCCCGGCCACTACGATCAGGAACAGGCAGTCGATGGTTGAGGTCAACAGGCCGTTTCCACCTACAAACATCGCGACACGGCCAGCCAGCCAAAGCAGGAACAGCAGAACCAAAGGCATACCCATGACCGGCAATCGCCCGGTCCAGTTGGGAATCGCAGTCATTACAAAACCCGCGATCACCGCCGCGACATAGCCGAAAACCATTTCATGGCCGTGCCAGCCTAGCGCATTGCCCTCGGGTCCAATGGCATAGCCATGGGAGAAAGCCGCCATCCATAAGGGGATGACCAGCCCGGCAAAAAGCGCAGCGGAGAAAAAGAACGGACGGAATCCATGGCTGAAGAAGGCCGGGCCGTTATAGGCACGACGCTTCTCGCCGGCAGTTTGTTCGGAACTGGCCATTAGAATTTCAACTGCGTGGTAAACCAGAATTTCTGAGTGTCGGTTGCAAAACCGTCGCTGTCATAATCAGCATATTTGAGTGACACAGAAACATGTTTTCCAAAGCTGCGCGCGATCAGAAAATTCCATTCCTGCCCATAGTCCAGATTACCGCTTGTGGATTTATAGTCATGATAGACCGCCCGGAATGTGGTCTCTTTTAGCCATTTCGGTCCGTTCGGTTTGACGACAACGTCCCCATAAATATCGCGCAGACCATTGGCGGGGGTATTCAGGAACTTGTCAGCCCAGCCGTTGAAGGCGTGAAGCGTTGCGAGCGGTGTTCGCAGCGCGGTTGTGCCGTCGCCTTCCAGCCGCTCCAGTCCGATTTTGACCGTCACCGGCCCGGTCGCGATACCCGGCTCCAGCAGCAAGTAATCATGCCGGAAATTGGCCGGATTAGGGCCGTAGTCGGACTGCTGCGCGTATTCCGCAGTATAGAGTAATTTCGCGCCACCCAGATCCTGTTTGCCCGCCAGCCGCACGCCATAAGTTTGCGAGGAAGCGCCCGGCGCATTCGGGATATCCAGCAGATAGGCATAGGCCGTGATACTGCCAATGACCGGCGCATCATAGCTTGCTTGGATCAGATGAATATCGTTGTTCCGGAACGTACCGATTGGCGAGTCCGGTCCGAAAATCCGGTTAACCCGCCAGCTATAACCATAGGTTGCTGAAAACCCCTTCGCAGGCGAGACCGTCACCAATGCCGCGTCCATCGTCTGGTCATTTTGGCGCCATCCAACAGAACCAATCCATCTCTGGTTGTCGAGATTGACCGTTTGCCGACCCAATTTGATATCGGCAACACCCTCATGCCGCCACCGCACATAAGCTTGGTTGAGCACAACATCTTCGGGATCAGCAACCACCGGAAACTGGGTTTTTCCGTTCAGCGTATCGTTGAATTTCTCAGCCCCGACATTGGCAATCGCCTCGCCCTCCACCTTGAAACTGAATCCCTGCCATTCGCCTGACTCAATGCCCGCCTTCACGCGCAGCGTAGATGCAGTGGCATCGCGCGGCAGGCCGTCTTGATCGACCGTTTCCAGCCGGTAACGCAATTCGATATAGGGCTTTATGGCTTCATCCGCTTCTCCCTTAGCACCCGCAGAACCCGCGACCGCGGGTGACCCGAACAAAAGTGGCAATATCACGAAATAGGAGAGAACAAGGCGACTTGAAATTCGAACCATTTTATCGCTCCAATTGATATAGTAGGAGCTCTTAGCGGCAGACGCCGCATTACGAATTGATTTGGATCAACAGGCAATTTGGGTTTGGGAACTGAAACCTCAGAAACCAGTGATTCGGACCAACTGCTTGAAGGAATTCGGCTGCCCATCGCTCTGATTTATCGAGCATGGCTGGAATGCGATAACGAACTTTTTCCGCAATTGCGGAAGCTACCACTAAGGGTCGGAAGTCAAATGTTGACCAAATTTGATTTGTATTTGAAGAAATTCTGAATCGGATTAGTCATTCAAAAACACATCCCCTTGCATGACATAAACCGCCCCTGTCCGGATGGTGCAAGGACATGCAACCCGCGCATTTCAGGGCCGTGTTGTCATCCTGCGGATGCCTGCCCGCGCCACCCCTTCATGCGGGGTTTCCCTCATTGTCATTCGGTGCAGTCCAGACCCCAACCGGACCTTTCGGGGCTTAGTCAAAGGGATGGTCCCTTGGGCGAACAAAACAGCTTCGAAAAGGAATCTTCACATGAAAAACACAGTCACACTCGTCGGCTTCGTCGGAAACGATCCAGAGGTTCGCGAAACCAAGTCAGACGCAACAATCACCAACATCTCTTTAGCAACAACGCGCAGTTTCAAAGACAGTAAAGGCGAACGCCAGCAGGAAACCGAATGGCACCGCATTACCTGCTTTAATGGTATCGGCAAATGTGTTGCCGAACATGTCACCAAAGGTGCCATGATAATGGTTACAGGACGTATCCATTACACCAAGTGGACAGATCAAAATGACATCACTCGCTACGGCTGCGAAATCATTGCCGAACAGGTCGATTTTCTTTCCAAGGCGAAAGCCAAATCCACTGACTAATCGCAACCAACATTGCAACTTTCCAAGGCCCGGTAGCGGATGCTACCGGGCCTTTCTTTTGTTCGATTAGTCAAAACGAAAAGCGGTCGTTTCGGAAATACGAAACGGCATTTCCCTCACTGGTAATCCACCCTCAAACCGCACCGCAGTTTGCATGAACAAGATGGCTATTTGTTACCAGAACGCCTTTTGATGAGAACAAACCTCTTTCAATAAACTCTATCCATCAGACGCCGGATCGGCTATGAAGTCCGCCGGTAACGGGGAGAAATGAGTTCTTTTCGTCTTCCAGATCACCAAGATCAAAACATGTCCGAATAGGGAACAACAAAGTGCACACCGTACGCAATCTAGATTGCATGAATGAATGGAAAACGGCATAAAACTCGCAAACATGATTCCTCAAATGACCAGCAGTTAGCTGGGTCAAAATTACAGGGGGTCTCCCGTCGCAGAAAGACCATACGCCTAAAGCTGGACGGTAATGTCGCAAGGCGCACTTCGCTCAAGGTTGGCGTGACATGGGATATTGAACTTCCCGGATTTGGATTGCGCAAGCGGTCAAACGGAAAAGTTACATGGGTCGTCAAATATAGGTATCGCGGACAGCAGCGGATGAAAACGTTGGGCGCGGCAAGGGCGGTGCCAGCTCATATTGCAAGAGCCGAAGCAAGGAAGCTGATTGCGGAGGCTGCGCTTGTTGGGCTGCCCACAAAACCAAAGCAAAAATATGTTCCCAGATTTGATGAGTATGTTCACGAGTTCTGGCGCGACTATGCGCAGCACTGGAAGCCAACAACGCAAAAGGCCTGTCAGGGATATATTGCGCGGGAGTTAGTGCCGGTATTTGGAAAGATGCAGATTGACCAGATCGAACGCGTAGATATTAACCGATGGCGCGATGCGCTGTCCAAGCGGACCGGTGTTTTCAATCGTACCATCCCACTAATGTCTGTAATGATGCGCTATGCCGAGCAATTGGGTCACCGGCCCAAGGGAACAAATCCCTGTCGCGGCGTATCCCGCTACAAGCGCGACCTTCCGGAACGCTATCTGTCGCCAATTGAATATAAGCGCTTGGGCAGGGTATTGGCAGATTCTGAACTTCCCAACCCGGATGTTGTTCCGGCAATCCTTATGCTTCTTTATACCGGAGCCAGAGCCTCCGAAATCGAAACGCTGCGCTGGCGCTATATTCAAATACCGCGCCTCGTGCTGCCCGATAGCAAAACCGGTCCCAAGACCATCTATTTGAACAGACAAGCCGTTGATGTGCTGAATGCGCTTGAACAGGGCAAGCCGGATGATTTTGTCTTTCAGGCAACAAGGTCAGGCGACCCAATCAACCTAAGCCAGTACTGGCATAAAATAAGAAAGCGCGCCGCGCTTCCCGATGTGAGACTTCACGATTTGCGCCACAGCTTTGCTTCGACTGCCATTGCAGATGGCATTCCGCTGGCTATCATCGGAAAATTACTCGGCCATGCTCTTCCGGAATCTACAGCGCGCTATGCGCATCTGGCAGATGATGTGATCTGTGAATCTGCCGAACGTGTCTGTTCCGGCCTCGCGTCTCAGATGGGGATTTCTCATGACCAGCTATGATCTGAAACGCGTCATTGGCGAAGAGCTTGCCCGCGTTGAAAACCGGTTTGATAAATTCGGCAAACCGGAGCGCAAAACAGTCTTTGACAAAGTCGTTCCTGGCTTTGGTGTGCGCAAACATGCGTCAGGCAGAAAGGTCTATATCTTGCAAATGCGCATAAGCGGACGGCAGCGCACGGTCACGATTGCCAATGCTGCGGTGATCAGTGAAACGGTGGCAAAGGACGTCGCACGGCGTCTTATCTTGCGCATTGAGCTTGGAATGAACCCAGCGGATGAAAAGAAGCGCTCTCATGACATGCCCAGCTATCAGCAGTTTCTGGAATATTATTGGGAAACTTCATCGCCCAATTGGAAGCCATCGACACGAAAGACTCAGAGTTTCTATCGCGGCAAGCATTTGAACAAGGCCTTCGAAAGCAAATTTCTTGATGAGATTGAACCTGCCGATGCCATCCGTTGGCACGCGCAGCTATCCCGCGCAGCAGGGCCGGGCGCGGCCAACCGCGCCAGTGAAATTTTGCGCGCCATGTTCAACAAAGCCGAGCAGTGGGGATATCTTCCGGAAAACAGCAATCCGTTTAATGCGATCAGACGCAATCGGGGACGCAAGATCGAGCGCTTCCTGACGCCCGAAGAAGCGGCACGATTGGGAAAGGCGCTTATCGAAGCCCGCAAAGACGAGCCGATGATCGCGACGATCATCATGTTGTTGGCTCTGACTGGTTGCAGGCGAGGGGAGATCGTCAATCTCAAATGGTCGGAGGTGCATGGACGCCGCCTGAAGCTGAAGGACAGTAAGACTGGGCCGCGTATCGTCTGGCTTGGGAAAGATGCGCAGGCGCTTATTGCAAGCATCCCGCGCCAGAAAGGTGAGGCGCGGGTGTTTCCTATGGAACAGAAAAGGCCCGGTGGCGCGGTCGGGTGTTTTTGGGCGAATTTCAGAGAGGAAATTGGCCTAAAGGATGTGCGGCTTCATGATTTACGACATAACTATGCCAGTTTTGCTGCGCGGGGATCAGAGACGCTGCCGATGATTGGAAAGTTGTTGGGGCATGCAGCGATCAATTCTACACAACGCTACGCTCATCTTGATGATGCTACGTTGCTGGAAGCGAGTAATCGAATAGGGGATGTAGTGGGAAACAACCTATTCCATTAGCGAACCAATCGAATATCCGCTTTACGCCCAAATCTCGGACCAAGAGCGTCACCCAAGCTTACCTCCATAGCTCACATTTTTCCGTTCCCTTATTGTTCCCATAGCGCTAGGATCAAAATTACCCAAATTAAGATTTAGAAATCCAACCTAATTGGCAGCGATTGCTTTGAGCAGGTTTCAGAATACAACTTCGGTGATAGCAGGATGAGCAACCTATATATTTCTAGACACGAAATGAGCGCGATCAAAGCGCTTGACCTTCAAAAGATTGACCAATGTATTCGTGAAGCATTGGACCGGGCATCTTCAGGTGGACTATACGATTTGGGTCTTTTGAGCTGTGGCCCGTACATTACAAGGCAACTTCGGAAATTCGAACGAGATTTAGAAAATTTTGCCAAAGCTAAGGCTGCCAAAAAGCGCTCTGAGACTCACACCCAAGCGTGGAGTTCTGGTCATGACCTAACATCCGCCGTGCGCGAAATGAGGCGGCGCTTAGAGGATCAAGAAAAAGAGACACAATTGATTTTACTCGATGATGCGATCATTCCACCGCACTCCTTCTCAGATAAGGTTGACGTGCGGGTCAATTATCAGTGTCGCCGCACGATTCAAGATCCTTGGTTCTATGGTTCCATTCAATTCTTCCACAATGTTGACATGCGACCCGACTACACCCGCCCACAACCTAAGCGAAAGCCCAGCGCTGCCAAAGTCGAGCGCGAACGCCAAGAAAAGTTGTATGGTCATTGGGAAACGCTCCGAATGCAAGCCCTGCACGCAGTTAGAGAGTTTCTCAAATCTGAGGGTGATCCGGCCAGGATGCCAGAAACGTTCGAGGCCAAGCCAAGCTCCCACGATCGCTATTTAAACAACTTTAGCTGCAATTTTTGGTTAGATCAGGAAACAAAGAACAATTGAAAAGAAAATAGGTATCTCGGTGACCGCTCAGCATCAGCATTATGTGCCCAAACTCTTACTGAGAGGTTTCCTAAGCAAGGATCGAAAGAGGGCCGCCAAAGAGCAAGTTCACGTACTCGATCTTAATGAACAAAGATCGTTTCCTACTTCCATCGACAACATCATGGGGGAACGCCGCTTCAATGATTTTTGGGTTGATGAAGATATATTGGCCACAATCGAGCCATGGACGAGTCAAATAGAGGCACAACTAGCACCTATTGTCGAACGAATTAGGATAGAGAAAACGCTGGAGCGGACTCAAGAAGAAATTGGAAGCTTAGCCTCTTTGATCGCTTTCCAATTCATCAGAACGAAAGGCATGCGATTGATGCCCGAACGGCTGGATCAGCAAATGCGAAGCCACGTGAGACGAATGGGCTTCGATCCTGCGAAAGTGGACGGGTTGATGAATCTGGATGAGGAAGGTTTGAAGACTGAACACGTTCGGCACCAGATTCAGCACCTCGGAAAGTACGCCGAGATCATTGCTGAAAAAGAGTTCTTTCTGATGGCAGCGCCCGAAGGTCGATCTTTCTATATCGGAGACCACCCAGTTGTGCTTCACAATGACGAACCTAGGACTGTGTATAGAGGCCATCTTGGTATTGGGGCGGCTTACATTCAAATTTATCTTCCAATATCCTCCGATGTCCTTTTATGCGCCTACGACAAGGCTGTTCTGGGTCAGATGATGAAAACATCGGACGAGTCCTTCAATAAAGAGGTAGCGAGCTACGCGCTTGGAAAACTAAGGGCGGGAGAAATCACAGCCGAACAAATGAAGAGCGCTTTGGAGCTGCGTCGCGATCTTGACCCGGTTAATGCTATGATCAGACGTATCAGGGCAGGCCAGTCCATTGCGGTCGATCCCGAGCAGGTTCAGTGCTACAATTCGATGCAAGCCTTTTTTGCGCATCGGTTTGTGATTGATCCTGACGATGATTTCAGCGTTGCCAAGGAGATGATCGAAGAGCGCGAGGCAGCTGCTCATCGTGAGCGAGATGTAGGATGAAAATCCGCTATGTATTCCCCCTCGACCGGGCCATCAGCGTCGAGGATCATTGGCCGGTACCTCTGCTCGGCGGGGAATGCCAGTTGGTGGAAGAAAACAACCTTGTTACCGCGATTGAGTTTACCAAAAGCGGGATGGATGCCAGCATGGCGTTTTCCGTCATCGACACACCGGATCAGAAATCGAAGGCCACAATTACTGGTAATGATATTTTCGTTCCCGTCGTTCGGGACCATATCAAACGGGCCTTTTCCTATCTCCAGTGCTTTTTCGATACGTCGATCAGTATCGACGCTGTGACGATTTATCATGAAGCAGAGACCCCCGAGGAAGAGGAGCAGATCGTTTTGCCATCGTTCCAGATAGGCAAGAAGGAGCGCAAGCCGCTCCCTTTGACATATGATCTGTTCACGCGCGCCCTGATGGCCGCCGAAGACAGCGAAGGTCCGGACTTCATATCTTCTCTGGTGTCGATGGCGCGTGAGGCGTTCGCCGCCAAGCGCTATATTGATTCCTATCGTTTTGCATTCCTGCTGATCGAGGCGCTGTATGGCGGAGGTAAGTTCAAAACGAAGCAACTGAAAGAATCCTTCAGCCAGTCGGCAGCCCTTTGCGGTGCGATCGATCATGCCCTGTCGAAATGGAAAACCGATCTTATAAAACATCCTTCGGATACGCTGACTTTAATCAATGACGGTCCGAGCAGAGAGCAAGTCATCGATCACCTGATCTCGACGCGCGGGCACTATTTTCACGGCAATCTGAACAAGAAGGGTGCCTGGGACCAATCCAAGCAGGACGAGGCCGAAGCACTGTCATGGCTCGGGATAGGCGTTGTCCAGAAGATTGCCAGCGATGCTGCTTCGCCAATGTTCGATGAGGAATATGCGAAGCGGCATCAGCAGCAGGCCAATGAAATGGGAGCGAGTGTTAAAATGCTAGTAGAATACAAGTTCAGAGTTCCGGAGGACGATTTGCTGCGAAAGCAAAGCCTCGACATCCAGATGCCCGGTACGAAACCAACCACGTTGATGGCGATGGAGGCCGCTCGGCAGTCAGTCGAGTATTTTCGCAATAATCTGCCAGCGGGCCGTCTTCACAGCGTTCGCGCCACAAACAAGGCGGACAAGGAACAACTCTTCGAGATGCGCTTCTTTACCGAAGAAGACGGTACGGAAGTAAATGATTGAAAAATATAGTTAATTCGTAGCGATGGGTTTTGAGTACATATCAGGTATGGGATCGTAAACGGTCATAGATGGTTGCGAACCGAAACGTCCGCAGCAGACAGTTTTCGAATGTCAGCTGTTTGGGTTCGCGACCCCAAAGCAGATATTCCGCATTCGGCCTAGGAGCGTCCGTCTTCAATGCGCCCCAACGTCGGACGTTCCGACGGATTCCGCTTTATCCCGAAAGCAGACATTAAACCAACCTCTTATTCGCTCTGTCGATCATATGCGCTCGTCATCGGATTGCTGGAATTGTCAAACGAAAATGAGAACTCAACTACGATGTCTAAGTTGATTAAGCGCGGCGTTCTTTCCAAAATTCTCCTGATAGCTTTGCGCGAACTAGGGTTTTTAGCCGAGCATAATCATCGGGCAAGGCATAAGCAGCAGGCACGACCAACAGCGTTAAAAAAGTCGATGTCGCTAATCCGCCCATAATGATGAAGCCCATCGCATTACGCCATTCAGCGCCATCAGACTGAGCAAAAGCAACCGGCATCATACCAAAAATTGCCGCCAAAGCCGTCATTAACACTGGCCTGAGCCGTTCGGGAGCGGCCTTTTGCATAGCATCTGCCGCGCTCATACCATTCCTTCGATAATCATTTGCAAGGTCTACCAGAAGAATCCCGTTTTTCATCACAATTCCCATAAGCGCAATCAGACCAATCTGGGCGAACATGCTCAATTCCTGATTGGAAAGCCAAAGCGCAATAAACGCTCCGGAAAACGAAAGGGGGCTGTAAGCATTATCAGGACAGGCTGTCCGAAACTGTCAAATTGGCTGGCAAGGACAATGTAAAGGGCGATAAATGCGAGCGCGAATGCGAGCAATATAGCAGAAGTCGTGTCTGCCAATCTCCGCGCCATACCCTCCATTTTGGTCGACATTCCTTCAGGTGGGGGATGACTAGCCAAAATTTTGTCAACCTGAGCAACAGCGACACTTAATGCTACGCCGGGCGGTGTGTTTGCCATGATTGTGATTTGCCTGGCTCGGTCTACGCGATCAATCTGAGATGGGCTGTCCGCAACCTCAATATCTGCAACTGCAGCCAAGTCTATTAAACTCCCGCTCCCTGATCGGACGGGGAGCCGGGCAACGTCATTCAAAGTTTGCCGTTTATCTTCATCGACTCGAACTCTAACATCATAGCGCCTACCTTCTGCTTCAAATGTTCCCGCGTCTCTCCCGCCGATTAAAGTCTGCGATGCTGCAGCGACGTCCCGCGCCGTTACCCCTAAATCTGCTGCCCGATTTCGGTCTAACCTAATCTGCAATTCCGGTCTGCCGCCTTCATAAGTAGAGGCAACATCCACCAATTCCGGCGAAGCGCGCATTTTTGCCGCCAAGATGCCGGCATATTCATTAATGGTTGTAAGATCAGAACCCGAAATAATCAGCTCTATCTGAGCCGATCCCACACCGGCACCGGAAACCCACGGCACTTCTACAGCGGATATATCCTTGGCTTCTGGTAGCGTCTTTGCAAGGATCTCACGGGCTTGGTCCATGATCGCACCCTGTTTGACCGATCGACCTTGTTTAGGTGTGAGATCAACATAAAAATCGAGCAGATTGGTTTTCTGATTTGTTCCTGCTCCAGCGGTAACAAACACATATTCTACATCTTCAATTTTGCGCAATGCCTGGTCGGCAAGCAACGATGCCTCTTTAGCAGTTTCAATCCCCGTTCCCAAAGGTAGTTCAACACTTGCGAGGAACTCTGACCTATCTGTGAGTGGCATGAATGTGGCAGGAACCATACCTGCAAAAAGACCTCCGATCAAAAGGCTTATGATTGCTCCCAAAAAAACGAGATATCGTCTTCTGATCGACCAACCTACAAGCTTTTCATAACGCTTCCGCATATTCTCGTGGAAGATCTCAATTTGTCCTAACCAGCCTGTTTTTTCTTTTTCCGATTT is a window encoding:
- a CDS encoding NnrS family protein, whose amino-acid sequence is MASSEQTAGEKRRAYNGPAFFSHGFRPFFFSAALFAGLVIPLWMAAFSHGYAIGPEGNALGWHGHEMVFGYVAAVIAGFVMTAIPNWTGRLPVMGMPLVLLFLLWLAGRVAMFVGGNGLLTSTIDCLFLIVVAGLAWCEVLAGKNWRNLPVCLLVGLLAVSNVLDHAGDALGFPYQFGLRMALALVTTLMMLIGGRVIPSFTTNWMKKQRMAVMPAPFGLYDKVALLFAVIALLSWIIDPDAKAVGVGFLIAAVVHTIRLIRWRGWQCGKDPLVLILHIAYFWIPVALGLMGLAILRPDLLTSAHALHALTTGAIGQLTMAIMTRASLGHCGRELRAGAGTVLIYLLIFVGALLRVSLPFTGVSYALGMSIAGFIWAAGFLLFAALYGPMLFAPRR
- a CDS encoding alginate export family protein — translated: MVRISSRLVLSYFVILPLLFGSPAVAGSAGAKGEADEAIKPYIELRYRLETVDQDGLPRDATASTLRVKAGIESGEWQGFSFKVEGEAIANVGAEKFNDTLNGKTQFPVVADPEDVVLNQAYVRWRHEGVADIKLGRQTVNLDNQRWIGSVGWRQNDQTMDAALVTVSPAKGFSATYGYSWRVNRIFGPDSPIGTFRNNDIHLIQASYDAPVIGSITAYAYLLDIPNAPGASSQTYGVRLAGKQDLGGAKLLYTAEYAQQSDYGPNPANFRHDYLLLEPGIATGPVTVKIGLERLEGDGTTALRTPLATLHAFNGWADKFLNTPANGLRDIYGDVVVKPNGPKWLKETTFRAVYHDYKSTSGNLDYGQEWNFLIARSFGKHVSVSLKYADYDSDGFATDTQKFWFTTQLKF
- a CDS encoding single-stranded DNA-binding protein yields the protein MKNTVTLVGFVGNDPEVRETKSDATITNISLATTRSFKDSKGERQQETEWHRITCFNGIGKCVAEHVTKGAMIMVTGRIHYTKWTDQNDITRYGCEIIAEQVDFLSKAKAKSTD
- a CDS encoding tyrosine-type recombinase/integrase — translated: MTWDIELPGFGLRKRSNGKVTWVVKYRYRGQQRMKTLGAARAVPAHIARAEARKLIAEAALVGLPTKPKQKYVPRFDEYVHEFWRDYAQHWKPTTQKACQGYIARELVPVFGKMQIDQIERVDINRWRDALSKRTGVFNRTIPLMSVMMRYAEQLGHRPKGTNPCRGVSRYKRDLPERYLSPIEYKRLGRVLADSELPNPDVVPAILMLLYTGARASEIETLRWRYIQIPRLVLPDSKTGPKTIYLNRQAVDVLNALEQGKPDDFVFQATRSGDPINLSQYWHKIRKRAALPDVRLHDLRHSFASTAIADGIPLAIIGKLLGHALPESTARYAHLADDVICESAERVCSGLASQMGISHDQL
- a CDS encoding tyrosine-type recombinase/integrase, with the translated sequence MTSYDLKRVIGEELARVENRFDKFGKPERKTVFDKVVPGFGVRKHASGRKVYILQMRISGRQRTVTIANAAVISETVAKDVARRLILRIELGMNPADEKKRSHDMPSYQQFLEYYWETSSPNWKPSTRKTQSFYRGKHLNKAFESKFLDEIEPADAIRWHAQLSRAAGPGAANRASEILRAMFNKAEQWGYLPENSNPFNAIRRNRGRKIERFLTPEEAARLGKALIEARKDEPMIATIIMLLALTGCRRGEIVNLKWSEVHGRRLKLKDSKTGPRIVWLGKDAQALIASIPRQKGEARVFPMEQKRPGGAVGCFWANFREEIGLKDVRLHDLRHNYASFAARGSETLPMIGKLLGHAAINSTQRYAHLDDATLLEASNRIGDVVGNNLFH
- a CDS encoding DUF4238 domain-containing protein, whose protein sequence is MTAQHQHYVPKLLLRGFLSKDRKRAAKEQVHVLDLNEQRSFPTSIDNIMGERRFNDFWVDEDILATIEPWTSQIEAQLAPIVERIRIEKTLERTQEEIGSLASLIAFQFIRTKGMRLMPERLDQQMRSHVRRMGFDPAKVDGLMNLDEEGLKTEHVRHQIQHLGKYAEIIAEKEFFLMAAPEGRSFYIGDHPVVLHNDEPRTVYRGHLGIGAAYIQIYLPISSDVLLCAYDKAVLGQMMKTSDESFNKEVASYALGKLRAGEITAEQMKSALELRRDLDPVNAMIRRIRAGQSIAVDPEQVQCYNSMQAFFAHRFVIDPDDDFSVAKEMIEEREAAAHRERDVG